A single region of the Vibrio chagasii genome encodes:
- the otnC gene encoding 3-oxo-tetronate 4-phosphate decarboxylase, with protein sequence MSKVLMNEQQLREQMVTLARSMFERGYATGGAGNLSIKLPNGHFLATPTGSSFGRLVAEELSVVDIDGNHISGKKPSKEAAFHLAIYRNNAECNAIVHLHSTYLTALSCLVGLDRNNAIKAFTPYFVMRIGELPVIPYLRPGDPQIAEELAKRAGDYRAFLLANHGPVVTGTDFVDAVDNAEELEETAKLAFLLKGNDIRYLTDEEVMDLKGRGK encoded by the coding sequence ATGAGTAAAGTTTTGATGAACGAACAGCAGTTAAGAGAGCAAATGGTAACGCTCGCTCGTTCGATGTTCGAACGAGGTTACGCGACAGGTGGTGCCGGTAATCTCTCTATCAAATTGCCAAATGGGCATTTTCTAGCAACACCAACCGGTTCTTCATTTGGTCGTCTTGTGGCTGAGGAATTATCGGTTGTCGATATCGATGGCAACCATATATCAGGCAAGAAACCGTCAAAAGAAGCGGCATTCCACCTAGCGATTTATAGAAACAATGCAGAGTGCAATGCGATTGTGCACTTACACTCAACATACCTGACTGCACTTTCATGCCTTGTAGGGTTAGATCGTAATAACGCGATTAAGGCATTTACGCCGTACTTTGTGATGCGAATTGGTGAATTACCTGTGATTCCTTACTTGCGCCCAGGAGACCCTCAGATCGCTGAAGAGCTTGCAAAGCGAGCTGGCGACTACCGAGCCTTTTTGTTGGCGAATCATGGTCCAGTAGTAACAGGCACTGATTTTGTCGATGCCGTGGACAATGCAGAAGAGTTAGAAGAGACCGCCAAATTAGCATTCTTATTGAAAGGGAATGATATCCGTTACTTAACGGACGAAGAAGTGATGGATTTAAAAGGGAGAGGCAAATAA
- the otnI gene encoding 2-oxo-tetronate isomerase, translating into MAKFAANLTMLFTEVPFLERFEKAHQAGFKAVEYLFPYAFEADELAEKMQKFGFEQALFNMPPGDWDAGERGFAAIPGREEEFKASVDTALMYAKALNCKKVHAMSGLHDANFTRHQHVETFISNIRFAADKFAEQDIELMIEPLNSRDVPNYFVAHQRDAVELIKLVDRSNVKLQLDLYHAQIMDGDLSTLIREVAAYTGHIQIASVPERHEPSEGELNYPHLFSVLDDSGYQGWIGCEYTPKNTTEAGLEWVKPYL; encoded by the coding sequence ATGGCTAAGTTCGCAGCAAACTTAACGATGTTATTCACAGAAGTGCCATTTTTGGAGCGTTTTGAAAAAGCACACCAAGCCGGTTTCAAAGCAGTGGAATACTTATTCCCTTACGCGTTTGAAGCGGACGAGCTCGCAGAAAAAATGCAGAAATTTGGTTTTGAACAGGCCCTGTTCAATATGCCTCCAGGTGATTGGGATGCAGGTGAACGTGGCTTCGCAGCGATTCCTGGCCGTGAAGAAGAGTTTAAAGCCAGCGTTGATACAGCACTTATGTACGCTAAAGCACTGAATTGCAAGAAAGTTCACGCGATGTCGGGTCTACATGATGCGAATTTCACGAGGCATCAACACGTTGAAACCTTTATCTCAAACATTCGTTTTGCCGCAGATAAGTTTGCTGAGCAAGACATTGAATTGATGATTGAACCGCTGAATAGCCGTGATGTTCCTAATTACTTCGTAGCTCACCAACGTGATGCTGTCGAACTGATTAAGTTGGTCGATAGGTCAAATGTGAAGCTGCAACTTGACCTGTACCACGCACAAATCATGGATGGCGATTTAAGTACTTTGATTCGTGAGGTTGCCGCTTATACCGGTCATATCCAAATTGCTTCTGTACCAGAAAGACATGAACCATCGGAAGGCGAACTGAACTACCCACACTTATTTAGTGTTTTGGATGATTCGGGTTATCAAGGTTGGATTGGCTGTGAATACACCCCAAAAAATACAACTGAAGCTGGTTTGGAATGGGTTAAACCCTATTTATAG
- a CDS encoding GntP family permease codes for MDGALIGIVIGILAMMGMIIKTRIPVALAMIIASIIMGLFAGMAPTELINAIKAGFGGVLGGIGLIIAFGVIMGACFERSGAAVRMAKTFVKLCGKGREDLALGFTGVLVAIPVFCDSAYIILHSLVRAISRDTGKSAVGLGVTLALGLLITHALVPPTPGPVAVAGILGVDLGEYMLWGLMVSIPMMLLSMIYIRRVGNEYYRVPNGETWITNQADWANLEKVKETDDKELPSNFLSFGPILLPIAFILINTLVGQGDTAMHTVISLIGNPVVAVGIGVLMALYGLTRHIERKDMVSSMDDALSTTGLILVVTGCGGAMGAVLKASGAGSQVAEAIASSGIPPLLVPLAIASMLRLIQGSATASMMVAATMTLPLVETLGLDPVFVALACAVGPVGFSHLNDSYFHIINRTLGITELADQIKIWSVSSTIAWAIGASIIMVLNLVFGKGGTLIDPLIPIAVLAAVFIWLKSKEKSQVKAAVTN; via the coding sequence ATGGATGGAGCACTGATAGGCATCGTAATTGGCATTTTAGCCATGATGGGTATGATCATTAAAACGAGAATCCCGGTGGCACTTGCTATGATTATTGCCAGTATCATCATGGGTCTGTTTGCTGGAATGGCACCAACAGAGCTGATCAACGCAATTAAAGCTGGCTTTGGTGGCGTACTTGGCGGGATTGGTTTGATTATCGCGTTTGGCGTGATCATGGGCGCGTGTTTTGAGCGTTCTGGAGCCGCTGTTCGAATGGCAAAAACGTTTGTAAAGCTGTGTGGTAAAGGTCGCGAAGACTTAGCACTAGGTTTTACAGGTGTACTTGTCGCTATTCCGGTTTTCTGTGATTCTGCGTATATCATTTTGCATTCTCTTGTTCGCGCAATTTCACGTGACACTGGTAAGTCAGCGGTTGGCCTAGGTGTGACTCTAGCGCTTGGCCTACTGATCACTCACGCACTTGTACCACCAACACCGGGTCCAGTTGCAGTAGCCGGTATTCTTGGCGTTGACCTCGGTGAGTACATGCTTTGGGGTTTGATGGTTTCTATCCCTATGATGCTGCTTTCTATGATTTACATTCGCCGAGTAGGTAACGAGTACTACCGCGTACCAAACGGTGAAACATGGATTACTAACCAAGCTGATTGGGCAAACCTAGAGAAAGTAAAAGAGACAGACGACAAAGAACTACCAAGTAACTTCTTATCATTTGGTCCAATCCTTCTACCAATCGCATTCATCTTAATCAACACGCTTGTTGGCCAAGGTGACACTGCAATGCATACCGTTATTTCACTAATTGGTAACCCAGTGGTTGCTGTTGGTATCGGTGTTCTTATGGCGCTATACGGTCTTACTCGTCACATTGAGCGTAAAGATATGGTTAGCTCAATGGATGACGCGTTATCTACAACAGGTCTAATTCTTGTAGTAACTGGCTGTGGTGGTGCTATGGGTGCTGTTCTTAAAGCATCTGGTGCTGGTTCTCAAGTTGCAGAAGCTATCGCGAGCAGCGGCATTCCACCTCTACTTGTACCACTAGCCATTGCTTCAATGCTTCGTCTAATCCAAGGTTCAGCAACGGCATCTATGATGGTTGCAGCAACGATGACGCTGCCATTGGTTGAAACGTTAGGTCTAGACCCAGTATTCGTAGCACTTGCATGTGCGGTAGGCCCGGTTGGCTTCTCTCATTTGAACGATTCGTACTTCCACATCATCAACCGTACGCTAGGGATTACTGAACTAGCCGACCAAATCAAGATCTGGTCTGTGTCTTCAACTATCGCATGGGCGATTGGTGCAAGCATCATCATGGTTCTAAACTTGGTGTTTGGTAAAGGCGGTACACTGATTGATCCATTGATTCCAATTGCAGTTTTAGCAGCAGTATTTATCTGGCTAAAAAGCAAAGAGAAATCACAAGTAAAGGCAGCCGTTACTAACTAA
- a CDS encoding glycerate kinase, with product MKIVIAPDSFKESLSAVSVAACIEQGFREVFPDADYVTLPLADGGEGTVDVLLQVLAGKKRVTQVEGPLGMPVNAEWAMLEPSERNPNKTALIEIAAASGLDLLTPEQRDPLVASSFGTGQLILEAMQQGAQTIILGLGGSATNDGGAGIVQALGGKLLNSEGQELSRGGAVLAELASIDLTGLDSRCADIKLIVACDVDNPLCGDNGASHIFGPQKGATPEQVLMLDKALANFAQIAETQGCVSGDEPVHSRTGYGAAGGVPMGLSLLFNMQIKPGIEMVLDVLQADEILKGADLVITGEGQMDNQTLQGKTPYGIAKRASLQGIPTIGIAGSLGTEVEALYGEMSSLFGTVRSPQSLEQVLREAELNLIRTARNIASTLKLGHVILK from the coding sequence ATGAAAATAGTTATTGCACCAGACTCGTTTAAAGAATCTTTATCGGCTGTATCGGTGGCGGCGTGTATTGAACAAGGTTTTCGTGAAGTCTTCCCCGACGCGGATTACGTGACCTTGCCTTTGGCTGATGGCGGTGAGGGTACGGTTGATGTTTTGCTACAAGTTTTAGCAGGGAAAAAGCGAGTAACTCAGGTTGAAGGGCCATTGGGTATGCCTGTAAATGCGGAATGGGCAATGCTTGAACCTTCAGAGCGTAATCCAAACAAAACCGCACTGATTGAGATAGCGGCGGCATCTGGTCTAGATTTACTGACGCCAGAGCAGCGTGATCCTCTGGTGGCTTCTTCCTTTGGTACAGGTCAGCTCATTTTAGAAGCGATGCAGCAGGGCGCTCAAACGATCATTCTAGGCTTGGGCGGCAGTGCAACCAACGATGGCGGTGCGGGGATTGTTCAGGCGTTAGGGGGTAAGTTGCTCAATAGTGAAGGACAAGAGCTCAGCCGAGGTGGTGCTGTGCTAGCGGAGTTAGCATCTATTGACCTAACAGGTCTAGATTCACGCTGTGCCGATATAAAGTTGATTGTCGCATGTGATGTTGATAATCCATTGTGTGGTGATAATGGTGCTAGTCATATCTTCGGTCCACAAAAGGGTGCAACCCCAGAACAAGTTTTAATGCTTGATAAAGCTCTTGCGAATTTTGCTCAAATCGCTGAAACGCAGGGTTGTGTTAGTGGTGATGAACCCGTTCACAGCCGCACTGGTTATGGTGCCGCTGGTGGAGTTCCAATGGGACTCAGCTTGCTATTCAACATGCAGATTAAGCCCGGCATTGAGATGGTACTTGATGTATTACAAGCTGATGAGATATTGAAAGGTGCCGACCTTGTGATTACGGGGGAAGGGCAGATGGATAATCAAACCTTGCAAGGCAAAACACCTTATGGCATTGCCAAGCGTGCAAGTTTACAAGGTATTCCAACCATAGGTATTGCCGGATCACTGGGCACTGAAGTCGAAGCGCTTTATGGTGAAATGAGCAGTTTGTTCGGGACTGTGCGCTCTCCACAGTCACTCGAGCAAGTACTACGAGAAGCTGAATTGAACTTAATTAGGACGGCAAGAAATATAGCTTCGACGCTGAAGTTAGGTCATGTAATTCTTAAATAA
- a CDS encoding catalase, with the protein MSKKLTTAAGCPVAHNQNVQTAGKRGPQLLQDVWFLEKLAHFDREVIPERRMHAKGSGAYGTFTVTHDITKYTKAKLFSEVGKKTDLFARFTTVAGERGAADAERDIRGFALKFYTEEGSWDMVGNNTPVFFLRDPLKFPDLNHAVKRDPRTNMRSAKNNWDFWTSLPEALHQITIVMSDRGIPATYRHMHGFGSHTFSFINSDNERFWVKFHFKSQQGIKNLSDAEAAKLIGEDRESHQRDLLESIDNQDFPKWTLKVQVMPEADAAKVPYNPFDLTKIWPHADYPLIEVGELELNRNPENFFAEVEQSAFNPANVVPGISFSPDRMLQGRLFAYGDAQRYRLGVNHQHIPVNAPRCPVHSYHRDGAMRVDGNFGGTLGYEPNNEGQWAEQPDFAEPALNLDGSAAHWDHREDEDYFSQPGDLFRLMTAEQQAILFDNTARNLGGVPKEIQLRHLRHCYKADPAYGEGIGKLLEIDVSEFKS; encoded by the coding sequence ATGAGTAAAAAACTAACTACAGCTGCGGGTTGTCCTGTTGCTCATAACCAGAATGTTCAAACGGCGGGCAAACGTGGCCCACAGCTTCTACAAGATGTTTGGTTTTTAGAGAAATTGGCTCACTTTGATCGTGAAGTGATTCCAGAGCGTCGCATGCACGCAAAAGGCTCAGGTGCTTACGGTACATTTACCGTGACCCACGATATTACCAAATACACCAAGGCAAAACTGTTCTCTGAAGTTGGTAAGAAAACCGACTTGTTTGCACGTTTTACGACAGTAGCGGGCGAGCGTGGCGCGGCTGACGCAGAGCGTGATATCCGTGGTTTTGCATTGAAATTCTATACTGAAGAAGGTAGCTGGGACATGGTGGGTAACAACACGCCTGTGTTCTTCTTACGCGATCCTCTTAAATTCCCAGATCTAAATCATGCAGTGAAACGCGACCCACGTACTAACATGCGTAGCGCGAAGAACAACTGGGATTTCTGGACTTCTCTACCTGAAGCTCTTCACCAAATCACTATCGTAATGAGTGATCGTGGTATCCCTGCGACTTACCGCCACATGCACGGTTTTGGTAGCCACACATTTAGCTTTATCAACAGTGATAATGAGCGTTTCTGGGTTAAATTCCACTTCAAATCTCAGCAAGGTATTAAGAACTTGTCGGATGCTGAAGCAGCGAAGCTGATCGGCGAAGATCGTGAAAGTCATCAACGTGATCTGCTAGAAAGTATCGATAACCAAGACTTCCCAAAATGGACACTTAAAGTTCAAGTGATGCCAGAAGCGGACGCAGCGAAAGTACCTTACAACCCATTCGATCTTACTAAGATCTGGCCACATGCAGACTACCCATTAATTGAAGTGGGTGAGCTAGAGCTTAACCGTAACCCTGAGAACTTCTTCGCTGAAGTTGAGCAGTCAGCATTCAACCCTGCTAACGTGGTTCCGGGTATCAGCTTCTCTCCAGACAGAATGCTACAAGGTCGCTTGTTTGCTTACGGTGATGCGCAGCGCTACCGTTTAGGTGTGAACCATCAGCATATTCCGGTGAACGCACCTCGTTGCCCTGTCCACAGCTACCACCGTGACGGTGCGATGCGAGTAGATGGTAACTTTGGTGGCACATTAGGCTATGAGCCAAACAATGAAGGCCAATGGGCAGAGCAACCAGACTTTGCTGAGCCAGCATTAAACCTTGATGGTTCGGCAGCACACTGGGACCACCGTGAAGATGAAGATTACTTCTCACAACCGGGTGATCTTTTCCGCTTAATGACTGCAGAACAACAAGCGATTCTGTTTGATAACACAGCTCGTAACCTAGGCGGTGTGCCTAAAGAGATTCAACTACGCCACCTAAGACACTGTTACAAAGCCGATCCAGCATACGGCGAAGGCATTGGTAAACTGCTTGAAATCGATGTAAGCGAATTTAAGTCGTAA
- a CDS encoding patatin-like phospholipase family protein, which produces MSKSALIVEGGAMRGIFAAGVLDAFMQDDFRPYDFAIGVSAGVSNLVGYLSQAPKRSYSVITTMATDKTFLNPARFAKGGNLVDVKWLWNESNQRYPLDCGELFLSIPLIAAVTNVDTGSADYYHIKPENLSNVVEATTALPIAYRETPCFSGGCYTDGGVADSIPVREAYRRGAREITVILSHPLSYRMKPQKYQWMLKKLLKKFPNIAESMAVRAENYNQSLEFIRNPPEDATIKVIAPPEAFAVKRLTMDKAILDAGYEMGLKAGEEHLAIRKGTYGLDIEDCHFCI; this is translated from the coding sequence ATGAGTAAAAGTGCATTAATCGTTGAAGGTGGGGCAATGAGAGGCATCTTTGCAGCCGGAGTATTAGACGCCTTTATGCAAGATGATTTTCGTCCTTATGATTTTGCGATTGGTGTATCTGCGGGTGTGTCTAATCTGGTCGGTTACTTATCTCAGGCGCCAAAACGCAGCTACAGTGTGATTACCACAATGGCGACCGATAAAACGTTCTTGAACCCAGCCCGCTTCGCTAAAGGTGGTAACTTGGTTGATGTGAAGTGGTTATGGAATGAATCAAACCAACGTTACCCACTGGATTGTGGAGAGCTATTTTTAAGCATTCCACTGATTGCCGCGGTGACTAATGTCGACACAGGCAGTGCAGACTACTATCACATCAAGCCAGAAAATCTCTCGAACGTGGTTGAGGCAACAACCGCTCTGCCTATCGCTTATCGTGAAACACCGTGTTTCTCTGGTGGTTGTTATACCGATGGTGGGGTCGCGGATTCAATTCCGGTTCGTGAAGCATATCGACGAGGTGCGCGTGAGATAACTGTGATTCTTTCCCATCCACTGAGCTACCGAATGAAGCCGCAGAAGTATCAATGGATGCTGAAAAAGCTGTTAAAGAAATTCCCCAACATTGCAGAATCGATGGCGGTGCGTGCTGAAAACTACAACCAATCTTTGGAGTTCATTCGTAATCCGCCTGAAGATGCGACCATTAAGGTGATAGCGCCACCTGAGGCGTTCGCGGTTAAGCGACTCACTATGGATAAAGCGATATTGGATGCAGGTTATGAGATGGGCCTGAAAGCAGGGGAAGAACACTTGGCGATTCGCAAAGGGACCTATGGTTTAGATATCGAGGACTGCCACTTCTGCATCTAG
- a CDS encoding 2-hydroxyacid dehydrogenase → MLNIAFFSSKSYDEKSFNLAKGELNAEFHFHDFRLTTTTAKMAHDNEVVCAFVNDDLSREVLEILAQGGTKLIAMRCAGFDKVDLDAAKELGLQVVRVPAYSPESVAEHTVGMMMCLNRKLHKAYQRTRDANFSLEGLVGFNFYGKTVGVIGSGKIGLATMRILKGLGMNILCYDPYPSPLAVELGAKYVELDELYKESDVISLHCPMSKENYHLLDATAFEKMKDGVMIVNTSRGELLDSTAAIEALKQSKIGALGLDVYDNEKELFFQDKSNDVIVDDVFRRLSACHNVLFTGHQAFLTKDALFNIANTTLTSVDAFFAGNTSDNELVE, encoded by the coding sequence ATGCTCAACATTGCTTTTTTTAGCTCAAAATCATACGACGAAAAATCATTCAACCTTGCGAAAGGCGAACTCAACGCTGAGTTTCATTTCCATGATTTTCGCCTCACCACAACCACTGCGAAAATGGCGCACGACAATGAAGTGGTTTGTGCGTTTGTAAACGACGACCTATCGCGAGAAGTGCTAGAGATTCTTGCACAAGGCGGTACAAAACTGATTGCAATGCGCTGTGCTGGCTTTGACAAGGTCGACCTAGACGCAGCCAAAGAGCTTGGCTTACAAGTGGTGCGCGTTCCTGCTTATTCACCAGAGTCAGTGGCAGAGCACACTGTCGGCATGATGATGTGTTTGAACCGTAAACTTCACAAGGCATACCAACGCACTCGTGATGCAAACTTCTCTCTAGAAGGCTTGGTTGGCTTTAACTTCTACGGCAAAACTGTGGGTGTGATTGGTTCCGGTAAAATAGGCCTAGCGACCATGCGTATTCTGAAAGGCTTGGGCATGAACATCCTATGTTACGACCCATATCCAAGCCCACTAGCCGTTGAGCTAGGCGCTAAATATGTAGAGCTAGACGAACTTTACAAAGAGTCGGATGTGATTTCTCTACACTGCCCAATGAGTAAAGAGAACTATCACCTATTAGACGCGACTGCGTTTGAGAAGATGAAAGACGGCGTGATGATCGTCAACACCAGCCGTGGTGAACTACTGGATTCCACAGCGGCTATCGAAGCGCTTAAACAGAGTAAGATTGGCGCGCTTGGCCTTGATGTGTATGACAACGAGAAAGAGCTGTTCTTCCAAGACAAATCGAATGACGTAATTGTTGATGACGTGTTCCGCCGTCTATCGGCTTGTCACAACGTGCTATTCACAGGTCACCAAGCTTTCTTAACCAAAGATGCTCTGTTCAATATCGCGAACACAACCCTAACCAGTGTTGATGCTTTCTTTGCAGGCAACACCAGCGACAACGAACTCGTCGAATAA
- a CDS encoding DUF1971 domain-containing protein, with translation MSHLRIPSHWKIQRSTPFFTKDNIPAALLNHHNTAEGVFGQICVMEGTVTFYGFADAEATEPETVITIEAGQFATSPPQYWHRVELSDDAQFNINFWSEKETKKMFNTRK, from the coding sequence ATGAGTCATTTACGTATTCCTTCTCACTGGAAAATTCAACGTTCAACACCGTTTTTCACTAAGGACAACATCCCAGCAGCATTGCTCAATCATCACAATACGGCTGAGGGCGTGTTTGGTCAGATCTGCGTAATGGAAGGCACCGTCACTTTCTATGGCTTTGCCGATGCAGAAGCGACAGAACCAGAAACCGTTATCACTATTGAAGCAGGGCAATTTGCCACAAGCCCACCTCAATATTGGCACCGAGTAGAACTGAGTGACGACGCGCAATTCAACATTAACTTCTGGTCAGAAAAAGAGACCAAAAAAATGTTCAATACTCGAAAGTAA
- a CDS encoding ferredoxin--NADP reductase, with protein sequence MTDIPHGLVTGKVLNKTEWTDQLFSLQVSAPVSSYQAGQFTKLGLLNNEGEFVRRAYSMVNAPEHEQGHQHLEFLIIKDQNGQLSPQLHELQAGDEIFVGKDPSGFMTLDEIPEITDDLWMLSTGTAVGPFISMLESMQIQQNELASDKASSFKNLVLVHAVRTEQDLTYRDRITQLVDHFQGRLKYVPIISRESVTGTLRGRIPSLLLGGDLEQAASVTFNQTRSFFYLCGNPQMVRDTSDALTSLGFEKHLRRKPGQFSSENYW encoded by the coding sequence ATGACAGATATTCCTCATGGTTTAGTCACAGGTAAAGTCCTAAACAAGACAGAATGGACAGATCAATTGTTCTCACTCCAAGTCAGTGCGCCTGTCTCTTCTTATCAGGCAGGTCAGTTTACTAAGCTTGGTTTGCTCAATAACGAAGGTGAGTTTGTGAGACGCGCTTATTCCATGGTGAATGCACCAGAGCATGAGCAAGGCCATCAGCATCTAGAGTTTTTGATTATTAAGGATCAGAACGGTCAGCTCTCGCCTCAACTTCACGAATTGCAAGCAGGCGATGAAATCTTTGTCGGCAAAGACCCAAGTGGTTTTATGACATTAGATGAGATCCCAGAGATCACAGACGATCTATGGATGCTTTCAACCGGAACCGCGGTAGGCCCGTTTATCTCAATGCTTGAGAGCATGCAGATACAACAAAATGAGTTGGCTTCAGACAAAGCCTCTTCATTCAAAAATCTGGTTCTGGTGCATGCCGTCAGAACAGAGCAAGACCTGACTTATCGAGATCGTATCACTCAACTCGTTGATCACTTTCAAGGGAGACTTAAATATGTGCCAATTATTTCTAGAGAATCAGTTACCGGAACTTTGCGCGGACGAATCCCAAGTTTGTTACTTGGAGGCGACCTCGAGCAAGCCGCGTCTGTCACTTTCAATCAAACCCGCAGTTTCTTCTACCTTTGCGGCAATCCGCAAATGGTTCGTGACACAAGTGATGCGCTAACAAGTTTAGGTTTCGAAAAGCATCTACGCCGAAAGCCTGGTCAATTCAGCAGTGAAAATTACTGGTAA
- a CDS encoding acyltransferase, with product MLDNLRMALNVLFVTINTAFTALAVSLFALIKLILPISVIQKSCTRLANFTFWCWASLNLWMLNANNDIEWQVEGGEDISTKQWYLMMSNHLSWADIVILSSILKDKMPMTKYFLKHELLCVPFVGLACWGLDMPFMRRYSREFLLRNPERRNDDFNAINKACTKFKLAPTTLVNFVEGTRANHEKLASAKTPYRHLLKPKTGGVAFALSAMGPILDGIVDVTLAYPENQTSPFEDMLKGKMTKVVVRIKLHPMDENVNGNYFEDKAFKRRFHSWLNNTWKEKDAYLDTVYGVDKPSEVETVDEADKLYKKQEQ from the coding sequence ATGCTTGATAATCTTCGTATGGCCTTGAACGTATTGTTCGTGACCATTAATACTGCATTCACCGCATTAGCTGTGAGCCTGTTTGCCCTAATCAAACTTATTTTGCCAATCTCTGTCATTCAAAAATCATGCACTCGCTTAGCTAACTTCACATTCTGGTGTTGGGCTTCTCTTAATTTGTGGATGTTGAACGCCAACAACGACATCGAATGGCAAGTGGAAGGGGGGGAAGATATTTCGACCAAGCAGTGGTATTTGATGATGTCTAACCACTTAAGCTGGGCAGATATTGTGATTTTGTCTTCGATCTTAAAAGACAAAATGCCGATGACGAAGTACTTCTTGAAACACGAATTGCTGTGCGTACCATTTGTTGGCTTGGCCTGCTGGGGCTTAGATATGCCATTCATGAGACGCTACTCTCGTGAGTTCCTATTACGCAACCCAGAACGCCGTAATGATGACTTCAATGCAATCAATAAAGCGTGTACTAAGTTCAAATTAGCACCGACAACATTGGTCAACTTTGTTGAAGGGACTCGTGCAAACCACGAGAAACTTGCGTCAGCGAAAACTCCTTACCGCCATCTATTGAAGCCGAAAACGGGTGGTGTGGCTTTTGCCTTATCTGCAATGGGTCCAATTTTGGATGGCATCGTGGATGTGACTTTAGCTTACCCTGAAAACCAAACCTCTCCGTTTGAAGATATGCTGAAAGGCAAAATGACTAAGGTCGTTGTGCGTATTAAATTGCATCCAATGGATGAGAACGTGAATGGTAACTACTTCGAAGATAAGGCATTTAAACGTCGCTTCCATAGCTGGTTAAACAACACTTGGAAAGAGAAAGATGCCTACCTAGATACGGTCTATGGGGTTGATAAGCCTTCTGAGGTAGAGACAGTTGATGAGGCTGATAAGCTTTATAAGAAACAAGAGCAGTAA
- a CDS encoding tRNA (adenine(22)-N(1))-methyltransferase has protein sequence MKLSNRLQTLHSLVSNDYQHIWDCCCDHGFLGVQLLADNKAPQIHFVDIVPSLMSELESKLLRYFPQSEMAQQKVTSQWQVYCMDVSAIPLEKHTGKHLVIIAGVGGDLTQKLVDDIHRQHPDKTIDFLLCPVHQQFELRSHLKSLKFGLIDEVLIEENRRYYEILLVSNNRGERVDTSTVSEISNVGDKIWTPNNDEQIKVSQQYKAKTLQHYLRIHQGQEKQGKPSQVKHIIDAYQAVQP, from the coding sequence ATGAAGCTAAGTAACCGACTGCAAACTCTCCACTCCCTTGTCAGTAATGACTACCAACACATTTGGGACTGTTGCTGTGATCATGGCTTCTTGGGCGTTCAACTGTTGGCGGACAACAAAGCCCCTCAAATTCACTTTGTCGATATTGTTCCGTCCCTAATGAGCGAGCTAGAAAGCAAACTGCTGCGTTACTTTCCACAAAGCGAGATGGCACAACAAAAAGTCACTAGCCAATGGCAAGTCTACTGTATGGATGTCTCTGCAATCCCATTGGAAAAACACACAGGCAAGCATCTGGTCATCATTGCAGGAGTCGGTGGCGATCTAACACAGAAGCTTGTGGACGATATTCACCGCCAGCATCCAGACAAAACAATCGACTTCTTGCTCTGCCCTGTTCATCAGCAATTTGAGCTAAGAAGCCACTTAAAATCGCTCAAGTTCGGCCTGATTGATGAGGTGTTGATTGAGGAGAATCGCCGCTACTACGAAATTTTATTGGTCAGCAATAACCGAGGTGAAAGAGTAGATACTTCGACAGTAAGCGAGATTTCAAACGTCGGTGATAAGATCTGGACTCCAAACAACGATGAGCAGATTAAGGTATCTCAGCAGTACAAAGCAAAAACACTGCAGCACTACTTGCGTATCCATCAAGGGCAAGAGAAACAAGGTAAACCTAGCCAAGTGAAGCATATTATTGATGCCTACCAAGCGGTTCAGCCATAG